A single Numenius arquata chromosome 1, bNumArq3.hap1.1, whole genome shotgun sequence DNA region contains:
- the NHLH2 gene encoding helix-loop-helix protein 2 has product MMLSPDQAADSDHPSSAPSDPESLGGPDAQALGCCVSDPEPAEAGGGGGGGGEGRGGGGGGEGRVGGRPGLHPPPLSREEKRRRRRATAKYRSAHATRERIRVEAFNLAFAELRKLLPTLPPDKKLSKIEILRLAICYISYLNHVLDV; this is encoded by the coding sequence ATGATGCTTAGCCCGGACCAAGCTGCTGACTCCGACCACCCCTCCTCGGCTCCCTCCGACCCGGAGTCCCTGGGCGGCCCGGACGCCCAGGCTCTCGGCTGCTGCGTCTCCGACCCGGAGCCCGCcgaggccggcggcggcggcggtggcggcggggagggccggggcggcggcggcggcggggagggccgggTCGGGGGCCGGCCCGGGCTGCACCCACCGCCGCTGAGCCGGGAGGAGAAGAGACGGCGGCGACGCGCCACGGCCAAGTACCGCTCGGCCCACGCCACGCGTGAGCGGATCCGAGTGGAGGCCTTCAACCTGGCCTTCGCCGAGCTGCGCAagctgctgcccaccctgccccccGACAAGAAGCTCTCCAAGATCGAGATCCTGCGCCTCGCCATCTGCTACATCTCCTATCTCAACCACGTCCTGGACGTGTAG